A window of the Choloepus didactylus isolate mChoDid1 chromosome 11, mChoDid1.pri, whole genome shotgun sequence genome harbors these coding sequences:
- the OTULIN gene encoding ubiquitin thioesterase otulin isoform X1, whose amino-acid sequence MSRGAMPQPGSWPGARCAEKLAREARAASPGPARAAAREGGKAVAAGQPRPAKQCPAEHEEDMYRAADEIEKEKELLIHERGSSEPRLSVAPEMDIMDYCKKEWRGNTQKAICMKKGYEEVSQRFTSIRRVRGDNYCALRATLFQAMSQPAKLPSWLQDPKLVLLPEKLFRKYSWIKQWKLGLKFDGKSEDLVGKITESLTLLRKKWASLAEMRPAEARQTACDELFTNEEEEYSLYEAIKFLMLNRAIELYDDKEKGKDVPFFSVLLFARDTSNDPGQLLRNHLNQVGHTGGLEQVEMFLLAYAVCHTIQVYRLSKYDTEEFITVYPSDPPEDWPVVTLIAEDDRHYNIPVRVCEETSL is encoded by the exons ATGAGTCGGGGGGCCATGCCCCAGCCCGGATCGTGGCCGGGCGCTAGATGCGCGGAGAAGCTGGCGCGGGAGGCGAGGGCCGCGTCCCCGGGCCCAGCGAGAGCCGCGGCGCGGGAGGGCGGGAAGGCGGTGGCCGCAGGGCAGCCGCGGCCCGCGAAGCAGTGTCCGGCAGAGCA TGAGGAGGACATGTATCGTGCTGCGGATgaaatagaaaaggagaaagaattaCTTATACATGAAAGAGGGTCATCAG AACCCAGATTAAGTGTAGCTCCTGAAATGGATATCATGGACTACTGCAAAAAAGAATGGAGGGGAAATACACAAAAAGCAATATGCATGAAAAAG GGCTACGAGGAGGTTTCTCAGAGATTCACTTCCATAAGGCGAGTCCGCGGGGATAATTACTGTGCACTGAGGGCCACATTGTTCCAGGCGATGAGCCAGCCGGCCAAGCTGCCCTCCTGGCTGCAGGACCCCAAGCTCGTGCTG TTACCAGAAAAACTGTTCAGAAAGTACAGCTGGATCAAGCAGTGGAAACTCGGGCTGAAATTTGATGGGAAGAGTGAGGACCTTGTTGGTAAAATTACAGAGTCCCTCACACTGCTCAGGAAGAAG TGGGCAAGCTTGGCTGAAATGAGACCTGCAGAAGCAAGGCAGACAGCTTGTGATGAACTGTTCACAAATGAAGAAGAGGAGTACAGTCTCTATGAAGCTATAAAATTCCTCATGCTAAACAGAGCCATTGAACTATACGATgacaaagagaagggaaaggacgTTCCATTTTTCTCTGTGCTCCTGTTTGCTCGGGACACATCGAATGACCCTGGACAGCTGCTGAGGAACCACCTAAACCAGGTGGGGCACACTGGTGGCCTTGAACAG GTTGAAATGTTTCTTCTCGCTTATGCTGTGTGCCACACCATCCAAGTGTACCGGCTCTCCAAATATGACACTGAAGAGTTTATCACAGTCTACCCCTCCGACCCCCCAGAGGACTGGCCGGTGGTGACCCTGATTGCTGAGGATGACCGGCACTATAACATCCCCGTCCGAGTGTGTGAGGAGACGAGTCTGTGA
- the OTULIN gene encoding ubiquitin thioesterase otulin isoform X2 yields MSRGAMPQPGSWPGARCAEKLAREARAASPGPARAAAREGGKAVAAGQPRPAKQCPAEHEEDMYRAADEIEKEKELLIHERGSSEPRLSVAPEMDIMDYCKKEWRGNTQKAICMKKGYEEVSQRFTSIRRVRGDNYCALRATLFQAMSQPAKLPSWLQDPKLVLWASLAEMRPAEARQTACDELFTNEEEEYSLYEAIKFLMLNRAIELYDDKEKGKDVPFFSVLLFARDTSNDPGQLLRNHLNQVGHTGGLEQVEMFLLAYAVCHTIQVYRLSKYDTEEFITVYPSDPPEDWPVVTLIAEDDRHYNIPVRVCEETSL; encoded by the exons ATGAGTCGGGGGGCCATGCCCCAGCCCGGATCGTGGCCGGGCGCTAGATGCGCGGAGAAGCTGGCGCGGGAGGCGAGGGCCGCGTCCCCGGGCCCAGCGAGAGCCGCGGCGCGGGAGGGCGGGAAGGCGGTGGCCGCAGGGCAGCCGCGGCCCGCGAAGCAGTGTCCGGCAGAGCA TGAGGAGGACATGTATCGTGCTGCGGATgaaatagaaaaggagaaagaattaCTTATACATGAAAGAGGGTCATCAG AACCCAGATTAAGTGTAGCTCCTGAAATGGATATCATGGACTACTGCAAAAAAGAATGGAGGGGAAATACACAAAAAGCAATATGCATGAAAAAG GGCTACGAGGAGGTTTCTCAGAGATTCACTTCCATAAGGCGAGTCCGCGGGGATAATTACTGTGCACTGAGGGCCACATTGTTCCAGGCGATGAGCCAGCCGGCCAAGCTGCCCTCCTGGCTGCAGGACCCCAAGCTCGTGCTG TGGGCAAGCTTGGCTGAAATGAGACCTGCAGAAGCAAGGCAGACAGCTTGTGATGAACTGTTCACAAATGAAGAAGAGGAGTACAGTCTCTATGAAGCTATAAAATTCCTCATGCTAAACAGAGCCATTGAACTATACGATgacaaagagaagggaaaggacgTTCCATTTTTCTCTGTGCTCCTGTTTGCTCGGGACACATCGAATGACCCTGGACAGCTGCTGAGGAACCACCTAAACCAGGTGGGGCACACTGGTGGCCTTGAACAG GTTGAAATGTTTCTTCTCGCTTATGCTGTGTGCCACACCATCCAAGTGTACCGGCTCTCCAAATATGACACTGAAGAGTTTATCACAGTCTACCCCTCCGACCCCCCAGAGGACTGGCCGGTGGTGACCCTGATTGCTGAGGATGACCGGCACTATAACATCCCCGTCCGAGTGTGTGAGGAGACGAGTCTGTGA